The following coding sequences are from one Eucalyptus grandis isolate ANBG69807.140 chromosome 11, ASM1654582v1, whole genome shotgun sequence window:
- the LOC104426475 gene encoding uncharacterized protein LOC104426475, producing MTSHVAPCSIDDKDLDDAALWALMDSAAASSLSSKPRKLLPTKHSAHQSPTPVSYHSPPALAFPAKCGKRAHHSPRADSDSGFLRDGEVVQEPVDSGYRPPQPPPPPPPQKVARYCGYEASETSPLPLVRSVQRTPTAQARPSPEAYLSPEISRSAMSSPGYYVQSEEKEAMRHCLNGKFPTVSLFKEYQNAAMAILEKTDYTMISGNPFIKKSGWRKISFYFNLSYEIRDKTIEFDENRNVQRAEFVIRAYMQGGRFSDGWGSCERREKRFSKPNHDIPSTAETRAKNRASQDLLGIGEYRPGASRAP from the exons ATGACCTCGCATGTCGCTCCTTGCTCCATCGACGACAAGGACCTCGACGACGCCGCGCTGTGGGCGTTGATggactccgccgccgcctcctccctctcctccaaGCCTCGCAAGCTGCTCCCGACCAAGCACTCCGCTCACCAATCCCCGACTCCCGTCTCCTACCACTCTCCTCCGGCCCTCGCCTTCCCCGCCAAGTGCGGCAAGCGAGCTCACCACTCGCCGCGCGCGGACTCGGATTCCGGGTTCCTCAGGGACGGGGAGGTCGTGCAGGAGCCGGTGGACAGCGGTTACaggccgccgcagccgccgccgccgccgccgccgcagaaGGTCGCCAGGTATTGCGGCTACGAAGCGAGCGAGACCAGTCCCCTGCCGCTGGTGCGGAGCGTGCAGCGGACGCCGACGGCGCAGGCTCGTCCGTCGCCGGAGGCGTACTTGTCGCCGGAGATCTCGAGGTCGGCAATGAGCTCGCCGGGGTACTATGTGCAGAGCGAGGAGAAGGAGGCCATGAGGCACTGCTTGAACGGGAAGTTTCCTACGGTTTCGCTGTTCAAGGAGTATCAGAATGCTGCCATGGCG ATTCTGGAGAAGACTGACTACACAATGATTTCTGGCAACCCATTTATAAAGAAGTCAG GTTGGAGAAAAATATCATTCTACTTCAATCTTTCTTATGAAATCAGAGATAAGACGATTGAATTTGACGAGAACAGGAATGTACAGCGTGCTGAATTTGTCATCCGAGCATACATGCA GGGTGGTCGGTTTTCTGATGGATGGGGCTCATGTGAGCGGCGAGAGAAGAgattttcaaaaccaaatcaTGATATTCCTAGCACAGCCGAAACTAGAGCCAAAAATAGAGCCTCCCAG GACTTGCTGGGTATTGGGGAGTATCGTCCTGGCGCAAGCCGTGCTCCGTGA
- the LOC104426473 gene encoding uncharacterized protein At3g17950: MAQQEGGWPLGLQPLNARVGVVRNRGCSGSASFSTLLTGSPSDTSSDPDTESTGSFHDKSITLGSLIGASSILELPRRSARMRIAESSRDRRSYKSKSWFFSLCSKLNTDAVTINGAQSLGYFLEAERRAAGGYRRNSNLTLCRPSYLKQDLPASDSRALCVGGQVATNLAIPTGADRKRKPRKVYHGP, encoded by the exons ATGGCTCAGCAG GAAGGCGGGTGGCCTCTGGGGCTGCAACCATTGAATGCCAGAGTTGGGGTTGTGAGGAATCGCGGGTGCTCCGGATCAGCCTCGTTCAGCACGCTCCTCACCGGTTCTCCCAGTGACACTTCTTCAGATCCTGATACAGAA TCAACCGGGTCCTTCCATGACAAAAGCATCACACTCGGGAGCCTAATTGGTGCTTCTAGCATTCTAGAACTTCCAAGACGGTCAGCAAGGATGAGAATTGCTGAAAGTTCTAGAGACAGAAGGAGTTACAAATCCAAATCCTGgttcttctctctctgctcGAAGCTCAACACAGACGCTGTGACCATCAATGGTGCTCAATCCCTCGGTTACTTTCTAGAAGCAGAAAGAAGGGCCGCCGGTGGTTACAGGAGAAATAGCAACCTGACACTTTGCCGGCCCAGTTACCTCAAGCAAGATCTTCCTGCTTCAGATTCAAGAGCGCTGTGTGTTGGTGGACAAGTGGCTACTAACTTGGCCATTCCCACAGGTGCAGACAGGAAGAGGAAACCGCGAAAG GTTTATCATGGTCCATAG
- the LOC104426476 gene encoding dof zinc finger protein DOF2.4, translating into MVFSSLPAYLDPSNWQQQQNHHHHQAGNSGLNNQLPPAPPPPPPPPPQPHGGAGGNPGGSIRPGSMVERARLANIPMPEAALKCPRCDSANTKFCYFNNYSLSQPRHFCKTCRRYWTRGGALRNVPVGGGCRRNKRSKGSSSKSPITSGSSDQQASGGSVSSITSRGSSGLAGDILNRATAQIPGLRYMSPSSLNNLGELGNSGEMGLNYGGIPGSMVGDAGNLSFQLGGNSSLLSMGSLEHQWRLHQVTQQFPFMSSLDKHANLYSMDASTSGVEPSGLAGHHQVRPNLFMNSGASHTSSVKVENINQDQLNLSRQLMGNSGANDQFWSVGGGSGGGGVGGGGGSAWTDLSGFSSSSTSSAL; encoded by the exons ATGGTTTTCTCATCCCTTCCAGCTTATCTTGATCCATCCAACTGGCAACAG CAACaaaatcatcaccatcatcaagCTGGAAATAGTGGTCTCAACAATCAGCTCCCACCtgctcctccgccgccaccgcctcctcctccacaACCTCATGGAGGAGCTGGAGGCAACCCTGGCGGCTCGATCCGTCCGGGCTCGATGGTTGAGCGGGCCCGGCTAGCCAACATACCCATGCCAGAGGCAGCGCTCAAGTGCCCGCGATGCGATTCCGCCAACACGAAGTTTTGCTACTTCAACAACTACAGCCTCTCTCAACCAAGGCACTTCTGCAAGACCTGCAGAAGGTACTGGACGCGAGGGGGAGCGTTAAGGAACGTTCCCGTTGGAGGAGGCTGCAGGCGGAACAAGAGGAGCAAAGGAAGCAGCTCCAAATCTCCCATCACAAGTGGCAGCAGCGACCAACAAGCCAGCGGCGGCTCCGTGAGCAGCATCACCTCAAGAGGCAGCAGCGGTCTCGCCGGTGACATACTGAACCGGGCAACAGCGCAAATACCGGGCCTCCGCTACATGTCTCCAAGCAGCTTGAACAACCTAGGTGAACTGGGTAATTCGGGAGAGATGGGGTTGAACTATGGTGGGATTCCCGGTTCTATGGTTGGGGACGCTGGGAATTTGAGCTTCCAATTGGGTGGTAACAGCTCGCTCTTATCGATGGGAAGCCTCGAGCACCAGTGGCGTCTGCATCAGGTCACACAGCAGTTCCCCTTCATGAGTAGCTTGGACAAGCACGCCAATCTGTACTCAATGGATGCTTCCACGAGTGGCGTTGAGCCGTCAGGTCTCGCGGGCCATCATCAGGTCAGGCCAAATCTGTTCATGAACTCTGGGGCTTCTCACACGAGCTCAGTGAAGGTGGAAAATATCAACCAAGATCAGTTGAACTTGTCAAGGCAGTTGATGGGGAATTCAGGGGCTAATGACCAGTTCTGGAGTGTTGGTGGTGGTAGTGGTGGCGGTggtgttggtggtggtggtggtagcgCATGGACCGATCTTTCGGGTTTTAGCTCTTCTTCCACAAGCAGTGCTTTATAG